The nucleotide sequence AATACTGTGGATTGCCGTTCTTTGACCAGGTGTACAAAAGAATGGCTTTTTTATACATGGCTTCCCCTAGGAATTCGGGAATATCTTCCTTTCTAAAATATTGGATCGCCCGGTTGATGAGTTCCTTCGAAGCGATAAAATCTTTCTTGAAATTGGCGATTTCCGCGGCATCCACCAATAACATACCGGCCTGTACACTAAGGCCTTTTTCCTCGAAATAGGCAATGCAGCCCAGTTGGAGTTCATGGACTTCATTTAATTTTTCGGGGTCATGGGGCATTTGTAACTGAGCCATTAGAATGCCGGCCAAATGGCTGTTCATGGCATTTTTGGCATCGTCGGAAACAGCGATTTTCAGTTGCTCTTCCACTAATGCTTTGGCCTCCTTCAATTCTCCCGCATCCAATAACAAGTTCAGGTAATGTTTTGCGGTAAAAACCTTGACCTCGTCGTTTTCGGCTTTTGTTAGGGCTTCGATAAATCCCTTTTTAAGCTCGGCATGTCCTTGGGAGGGCGTCACGGCACCGTAATAATTGATAATGGCGCTATTGTGGGCCGAGGTGTTGTAGCAGAAATCGATCATGTTGGTCGAAATCTCGTAACCGAACTGTAAATGGGTCGCAATCAGAAGGTGATGGTACAGGGGTGATGCTTCCGAAACAAATTCAAAAGCCTTCTGATGGTTTCCCAATTTGTAGAAAACCAAGGCGAGCAAATTTTTGGGAGTAAACGGAATCTCAGGAAACACATAGGGCGGTTCCAGGTCGTACCAATCCAAGGTAACCGATAGGGTGTCGGTATCGGCCGTTAGCATTTTTGTGTCGCCTATATTTTCAGGAGCCTCGGTTACCGTAACCAGTTCATCGAGCCGGTCGACGCTCCCAATCGCATCTTGTACTTTTTGAAAGGCATCAGTTGTCGTTAATATCGTAAGCATCTTTGTCTACTTTTTGTGTGCCTCGGGGGTCTTTGGCCGCCGTCAACATCATGTTTCTTCCATAAATCTCGGCCAGGCGCTCTGTCCTATAATCCCCAATGGTCTGAATTAAGACCTGTTTCGGGTCTTTGGTGTTGATGAATATCAGCGAAACTTCCCAACGGCCTTTGACCGGGGTAACCTTGTACTGTACCTCGGCATCTATCAGCCAATTGTTGTTTTGTTTCGTCATCTAACAGCCACCTTGATTAAACGGGTCTTTTCAATAATTTCATAGTCGAGTTCCCTATCCGTCATATCCAGATCGTTATCTATCAACAACTCGCGAACGGCAAGGGTCTTGTCACCCTTTAAGTTACGCGTTTTCAATAGAAACTGCGTGGGTTTGTACATTTTTACGAACCACTGGCTCGTGACGGGCGTGATCAAAATAGTGCCCTGTTCCCTTACATAGGTTACATAGGCATATTGGGTTTCTCCAAAAATGGGGGCGATCAACTCATGGTCTAAGTAAATATGGGAAGTTTTTAGGCTGATTCTAGGGTTCACGAGGGTATCGGTAGCTTTAGGTCTTCCAAAATGTGTTGTACAATTTTGTCCCCGGCGTCTTTCACTTCATCGCTAAGGTCTACCTCTAGCTTCGTATTTTCTATGGCCACTAGGTACACTTGAATGTCTTCGGGATATTCGTCTTGCATTATCTTTTTGGTGTACGACAAGGCCTGGTCCCACTTCATGCCGTGCAAGAAGACCATGGGGTCGTCTTGCGGAGCTTTCATAACCTCTTCGGCGGGAACCTTGAACAAGGTACCTACAGGTTCATTGCTGTTAAGGACCGCATCTACCAAAATGATCCTGTCGTGTCCTTTTAAGCCGAAAAGCACCTCAAAGGCCGCGGTGCCCATGTCAAAAATGCTGATGTCTTCCGTTTCGGGGAGTTTTTTTCGCAGTTCTTCGATGACGTAAATACCTACCGCATCATCGCTACGTACGGGGTTTCCGAAGCCCATTATGGCCGTCTTCATATGCTTTCTTGTTTTAGATATAAAGACCTCACAGATCTCTAAGATCTATGAGGTCTAAGGTAATCATTATCGAAATCCGTAATTATAGTTTAAATCGGGATAGTTCAACACCACTGTTTGCATCATGGGCATGTACGGTACATACCAGGCACGAGTCGAAGGAACGCGCCACGATACCCACTTCAACGGGATCTGACGGATCTTCTATCTCGGTGCCCAACAGGGCGGTTTCTATAGGTCCGGGGTTATCGTTACCGTCTTGCGGACCGACATTCCATGTGGTCGGCGCCATGACTTGGTAGTTTTTGATCACACCGTTTTCGATTTCGATCCAGTGGGCGAGGGCACCACGTGCCGCCTCGGTAGCACCGAAACCTTTGCCGTCTTTCTCAACAGGTTTTACGTAGAACTCACCGTCCAAATCGATTTCCGATAACCATTTTTCAATAAAGGTGTAGATTCTCGGAGCCTCATGTACCCTGGCCAATACCCTGGTAAATACACTGGGGCCTAGCTTTTTAATTATATCGCCAAACAAAGGGTCTTGAATTTGATGGTCTTTGTTGGCCGGGTTAGCGTTCATGATGGCACGGGCCAATGGTCCGGCTTCGGCGGCATGGCCGTCGTAACGAGGCGATTTGGACCAACTGTATTGGTTGTCAAAATCGGTTTCGTGCAAGGTCTGCGATTTCATGGGCGTTGGTAAGGGCTCGTCCCAAGGGTGGAGCCCGTCTTTTTGATTATCGTACCATGAATGCTTCACGTGCTCGCTGATCTTCATGTGGTCGAACTCGTGATAGTTCTCGCCGTCGAAGAATCCGCTCGAGGAAATCAAGGCGGCATTTCTACCTTCGATGGTCGGGTTGTTGTACATGTCTTTGTGCAAGTAGGTTCCTGTTGCCAAGAACTTGCCCACACCTTGACCGAATTTATCCAATCCGAACTCGATTCCTGCACGTATCAATAGGCCTAGATCACTGTTTTTCTGTGATTCGTTCTCTTCGACCCACGCCAACATATCGTCCCAGGTCTTGATTTCCATGTAACGTTCAATGGAACAACCTAGCCAAACGGGTTCCAGCCAATCGTTTTTGAACTGGGCCAGAATGGCATGCGCCCTTGTAATATCCTTAAGGGTAGGGGCACACATAACACCGCCCGGAACCATATAGCTCGAGTGGGGCCATTGGCCACCGAACAGGGCGTAGATCTGAACAGGCAGTCCACTGGCGGTCAATCCTATTTGAAAGGTTTCGCCAACGTAGGCGGACCAGCGTTTTACTACTTCCTTATATAAAGGTTTATCGGCATATTTTTTATTCGCCAAATCGGTCGCGAAGATAGCGTAGAACCATCTGGGGATACTTTGTAGGGTTTCCGAAGCTTGGCCTATGGCCCTTAACAAAAGGGCATTGGGCGTTAGTTTGGTACCCCAAGCGGTATCAAGTGCCGACGAGGCGCAATAAAGGTGCGATCCTCCGCAGATTCCACAAATCCTTGGCGTAACTACGAGTCCCGATTGGGGGTCCTTGCCCGCCATTATTTTCTCGAAGCCCCTGAACATCGCAGCTTGCGTATGGGCACGGGTCACTTTGCCGTTGTCGATATAGACTTTTACGTCCAAATCGCCCTCAACACGGCCAACAGGAGATATATTTAATTCTTTAACTGACATTTTTGATTCTTTAAGGTTCGGTTATTTTGAAGTTTCCTGTACTCGCTTGTTCGAAGGCATGATCTTTTGGAAACCTGCCTCCATGTAATAGGCTAGTTTAGTTCTTCCTTCAGGAACCTCTTTTGGAAACGTGCCCATATATTTCATGGTTTTCATAACACTTCCCTTTTTGAGGTCGTGGTGCGGGAAACCGGGTTCGGTACAACCAAGACAGGGGTGATTGGCCCGTGTCTTACTTGACTGTCTGTTCCAAAGAATGTTGTTACAGCTAGCCCTGGTCATTGGTCCTCTACAACCAACCTCATAGAATAGGCATCCGCCACGCCTACCAAAGCCACCATCTACTTTTTGTGCAAAGTTGACCACGTTGGTACAACCGGTCTGCACAAAATCGGTAAAGAAGGTTTTTGGCCTATGGTAATCGTCGATTTGAACATCGCCAATCCTTCCTACGGCAATGGCCACAAGAATTTGCGTGATCCAATCGGGGTGGGCCGGACAACCGGGAATATTAATCACCGGCAAGCCTCCCTTGGAAACGTAGTCGGCCCCTAGGAAACCGCCTTTGTTTTTCTTATGGAATTGCAATCCGGTAGACTCACTGGGGTTCGGAGGAACCGCAGGTATACCTCCCCATGTTGCGCAATCGCCGATAGCGACGACATAACCCGCAACTTCCGAGAGTTCTTTAATCCAGTCCATCATCGGACGGTCGGCGAAATAGTTCATTGTACCCGTGTTGTTCGGGCCTTGGATCAACGAACCTTCGTAAACAAGAATGTCCATCTGTACCTTACCGGCAAGGATATCCTTTAAGAGGTCTTGAACTTGGTCCCCGATCTGTAAACCCGTTGTGGGGTGCCATAAAATGTTGAGGCCGAAGTCGGTAATAAGCTCCACTACCGTGGGTTCTTCGGCATTTAAAAAGGACATGGTGTTGCCACTGCATGCACCTCCTTGCAACCATAATACATTTGCCATATTCTTATGAAATATTTGGTTTGGAAACATTAAAGTATAAATATGACACTTATTTAGCAAAATAATTATGATATTCTCATTAATTTGGAATATATCTAAATAATATGTAAGGCTATTCTGATGTTTTGTTGTAAAGGGGGTGGATTGTAAGGAAATCGTGCTTTTTCGGAAGATGTTCTTGGTCTTTTGAGTTTCTTGATCGTCTGTGGGTTTGCGTCTTGGGTGTATGTAAATCTTCGGTAGAATAGGATTTAGAAAACCTGATTAAAATCATATTTTGTAAGAAATTAAGACCCGATTTTTGAGGGTTTAGTTTTGGTTTTATGGACGAAGAGGTTCACTAGGGTCAAATCATCACAAAAATTATATGTTATGACGTACGCACATTCCTTTCATATCCCGGTTATGGGTATAGGTTTTACTATTGACTCTCCTTTAAAAGTTTCACAATTCGGTATCGACTCGGTCATTTCGTTGGTCGATGATGTGCTCTTGGAAAAGCTTCGCAAGATGTATTCGGGCAAGCATGGCCTTCCCTACAAGGAAATTACGGATAACCAAAACGATTTTAGGGCAAAACGTATCAGCTCGTATCTCAATATGGTCCACGATCTGGCCCACGAGAAATTCGAGGAATTCAAGATGAGCACCACGGAAACCGCACAGAGCATCAAAGAGTACTTCCATATGCTGCCGGATTCGTCAACGTTTAAGCGGGAATTCAACCAGCTTACGGAGCATTGCTTCAATTTGACCGAAATCAAGGACTGGGTAAGGGAGCAAATGCCCATGGGGAGTATTGATGTGAACATCATGACGAAGGTCGATAAGGACAATTATATTAAAAAGGAAAAGCTGTCCTCGGAATATAACGATGCCCATGCGGCCCTAAGAGGCTTCGCGAAAAGTAAGTTGCAGTCTTCAGTAGTGCTCTCTGCTGGAATGAATCCCAGATTGTATAGTTATTTGGAGCAGTTTGATGACTTTTACCCCGATGCCGAGGGAAGGGTCAAGAAGAAAATAGTTCTCAAGGTAAGCGATTACCGTTCGGCCTTGATCCAAGGAAAGTTTTTGGCGAAAAAAGGAATTTGGGTTTCGGAGTACCGTGTGGAGTCAGGGCTCAATTGTGGGGGCCATGCCTTTGCCGCGGATGGCTACTTAATGGGGCCGATTCTTCAACAGTTTAAAGATAATCGACAGGAACTGATCGATACGGTTCAAGGGCTTTTGATCGGGGCGCTTGAAAGCAAGGGGCGTACGGTTCCTAAAAAACCGCTGCCTTTAAAGATTTCTGCCCAGGGCGGTGTGGGCACGGCCGAAGAGCATCAATTTCTTCTCGATAGGTACCAGATAGACTCCGTAGGTTGGGGTTCCGCTTTTCTTTTGGTGCCAGAGGCCACGACGGTGGATCAAGATACTTTGGACAAATTGGTAAAAGCGAAAGAGGACGATCTTTATTTGAGCAATATTTCCCCTCTCGGTATTCCTTTTCATAGTTTGAAGGGAAATACCAAGGATTTGGAAAAAGAGAAACGCATTTCTGCGGGAAGGCCTGGTAGTCCGTGTCCGAAAAAGTTCGTGGCACTGAACAAAGATTTCAATGAGAAGGGGCTGTGTACGGCATCGCGTCAATACCAAAATCAAAAATTAAAGGAACTCAAAGGTCAAAACCTATCAAAAGCCGAGTACGAATACCATTTTCGTAAGATTACCGAAAAATCGTGTACTTGCGTAGGTTTGGGAACGACGGCACTTTTGGCCTATGATCTGGATACCAAAATCGAAGGGGAAGGGGTGTCGGTCTGTCCGGGCCCGAATATGGCCTATTTTTCAAAGCTTACTTCCCTAAAGGAAATGATTGGCCATATTTATGGCAAAACCAATATCATATCTCGTACCGACCGCCCGAATATGTTTGTCAAGGAACTGCATATCTACCTCCAATATTTCAAGGAACAGATTGCGGAATACGAAAGGTCGCCATCAAACAAACAGAAAAAGCAATTGTTGTCATTTGGCGAACACCTTAACGACGGCATTACCTATTACGAAAACTTGTTTGGGGAAGGCCAAGAAGGGAAGGCCCCCTCATGCGGACATTTATTGGACCAGTTAAGGGAAAGCCGTGACCTTCTAAAACAGTTGCTTCAGGAAATTGAAGTGTTTGATGGGAAATTGGTTTCTTAGGAGGAAGTCGCAAAATATCAATAGCCAAAAACTAAAAAGAGTCTTATCGAAACCGATAAGACTCTTTTACGAGAACACTATATGAAAATGAAAAATTTTATTTCTGAATGATTAACACTGTAAACTTACGGCAGTAGGTCTCTATTTGAAAAAAAATGATGTGAAACGCCCAATTTGTGTTGTGAAACTATCCTTTTGAATGCTTCCCCGTCAAATACACCTATAAATTCCCTTGGGGGAAGCCCTAATTTTTTCAAATGGGGGCATATATCATCCCGGAAATATGCCAGGGGCAATTCCGTTTAAGGGGATCAACTGATTCGGATGGTGGTGGCTGCTACTGAAAGGCCGGAAATCCGGTAATATCGGCACCGGTGATCAATAGATGGATGTCGTGGGTGCCCTCATAGGTGATAACACTCTCTAGGTTCATCATATGCCTCATAATGCTGTATTCGCCGGTAATGCCCATTCCGCCCAATACTTGTCGGGCTTCTCGGGCTATGGTGATGGCCATTTCCACGTTGTTGCGTTTGGCCATTGAAATCTGTGCCGATGTCGCCTTGCCTTCATTCTTTAATTGGCCTAGGCGAAAGGCCAATAACTGGGCCTTGGTAATCTCGGTGATCATTTCGGCCAGTTTTTTCTGCTGTAATTGGGTGGCGGCGATCGGTTTTCCGAACTGTATGCGTTCTTTGGCATACCTCAATGCGGTATCATAACAGTCCATGGCCGCGCCGATGGCTCCCCATGAAATTCCGTAGCGTGCAGAGTCGAGGCATCCGAGTGGGGCCCCTAGGCCCGATTTATTGGGCAATAAATTCGCTTTAGGTACTTTGACGTTGTCAAATATCAATTCGCCCGTAGCCGAGGCTCTTAAAGACCATTTGTTGTGCGTTTCGGGTGTTGAAAAACCTTCCATACCGCGTTCAACGATAAGTCCGTGAATACGGCCTTCCTCATTTTTGGCCCATACTACGGCAATGTCGGCAAAAGGGGAATTGGATATCCATAATTTGGCGCCGTTCAATAGGTAGTGGTCGCCCATATCCTTGAACTTGGTTTCCATTCCGCTGGGGTTGGAACCGTGATTGGGTTCTGTAAGTCCGAAACAGCCCATCATTTCGCCCGAGGCCAATTTGGGCAAGTACTTTTTTCGTTGTTCTTCGGTGCCGTAGGTGTAGATCGGATACATGACCAATGACGACTGTACCGAGGCCGTAGATCGCACCCCGCTATCACCACGTTCTATTTCTTGCATGATGAGTCCGTAACTGATCTGATCGAGTCCCGCTCCTCCGTATTCCTCGGGAATATAGGGTCCGAAGGCCCCAATTTCGGCCAAGCCCCCTAAGATTTGCTTTGGGAACTCTGCTTTTTGGGCAT is from Zobellia galactanivorans and encodes:
- a CDS encoding hydrogenase maturation protease, which translates into the protein MKTAIMGFGNPVRSDDAVGIYVIEELRKKLPETEDISIFDMGTAAFEVLFGLKGHDRIILVDAVLNSNEPVGTLFKVPAEEVMKAPQDDPMVFLHGMKWDQALSYTKKIMQDEYPEDIQVYLVAIENTKLEVDLSDEVKDAGDKIVQHILEDLKLPIPS
- a CDS encoding nickel-dependent hydrogenase large subunit; amino-acid sequence: MSVKELNISPVGRVEGDLDVKVYIDNGKVTRAHTQAAMFRGFEKIMAGKDPQSGLVVTPRICGICGGSHLYCASSALDTAWGTKLTPNALLLRAIGQASETLQSIPRWFYAIFATDLANKKYADKPLYKEVVKRWSAYVGETFQIGLTASGLPVQIYALFGGQWPHSSYMVPGGVMCAPTLKDITRAHAILAQFKNDWLEPVWLGCSIERYMEIKTWDDMLAWVEENESQKNSDLGLLIRAGIEFGLDKFGQGVGKFLATGTYLHKDMYNNPTIEGRNAALISSSGFFDGENYHEFDHMKISEHVKHSWYDNQKDGLHPWDEPLPTPMKSQTLHETDFDNQYSWSKSPRYDGHAAEAGPLARAIMNANPANKDHQIQDPLFGDIIKKLGPSVFTRVLARVHEAPRIYTFIEKWLSEIDLDGEFYVKPVEKDGKGFGATEAARGALAHWIEIENGVIKNYQVMAPTTWNVGPQDGNDNPGPIETALLGTEIEDPSDPVEVGIVARSFDSCLVCTVHAHDANSGVELSRFKL
- a CDS encoding NADH-quinone oxidoreductase subunit B family protein produces the protein MANVLWLQGGACSGNTMSFLNAEEPTVVELITDFGLNILWHPTTGLQIGDQVQDLLKDILAGKVQMDILVYEGSLIQGPNNTGTMNYFADRPMMDWIKELSEVAGYVVAIGDCATWGGIPAVPPNPSESTGLQFHKKNKGGFLGADYVSKGGLPVINIPGCPAHPDWITQILVAIAVGRIGDVQIDDYHRPKTFFTDFVQTGCTNVVNFAQKVDGGFGRRGGCLFYEVGCRGPMTRASCNNILWNRQSSKTRANHPCLGCTEPGFPHHDLKKGSVMKTMKYMGTFPKEVPEGRTKLAYYMEAGFQKIMPSNKRVQETSK
- a CDS encoding acyl-CoA dehydrogenase family protein, with translation MRPDLFEAPDYYHLDDLLSEEHKLVRDAARQWVKRDVSPIIEAYAQKAEFPKQILGGLAEIGAFGPYIPEEYGGAGLDQISYGLIMQEIERGDSGVRSTASVQSSLVMYPIYTYGTEEQRKKYLPKLASGEMMGCFGLTEPNHGSNPSGMETKFKDMGDHYLLNGAKLWISNSPFADIAVVWAKNEEGRIHGLIVERGMEGFSTPETHNKWSLRASATGELIFDNVKVPKANLLPNKSGLGAPLGCLDSARYGISWGAIGAAMDCYDTALRYAKERIQFGKPIAATQLQQKKLAEMITEITKAQLLAFRLGQLKNEGKATSAQISMAKRNNVEMAITIAREARQVLGGMGITGEYSIMRHMMNLESVITYEGTHDIHLLITGADITGFPAFQ